Proteins from a genomic interval of Rhodococcus rhodochrous:
- a CDS encoding SEC-C domain-containing protein, translated as MTDSEHPESALWDTVLDTVRRHGPMTIDEVADHLEEHGFGSAEQVMIDLEQSEPHPLLMWLSADRVAATDVLFEGRTLTHRLTADELDRHAIPVDDIEPLLLLVSEDDEFDLVQPGGSEDPAAQNDPDSGGFFRKETIVFPEEDLSGCEPGDLLALTARDGRLSFAPVDVEVRSSESEFVHALEQVIAREQVASLEGTFLDVLAETPDAFSAPSLPLGELLAEAGLVRSGDLVAPNGFDFDGYSDRAMFEIYAEQLGIPVDAVPGVALFASLVEALERGDDAELDERFAAGKSGLYSVLSDPEIAETVYDELVGEKLAPEAIEQAALWLLDHAPRRAAGAAHWIAGRAAESTGRITEAERHYERSADLDSAFDLPLFDLARFASDRGDAIRGLSLLARVPGGDEHPLHELLERYRPKEVPGLGRNDRCWCGSGRKYKACHLGRAEHSLEERSDWLYMKAAMHALEPGWAEQRVALAEARSGYGDDDAVAEAVADPLVEDVLLFDAGAFADFVERRGELLPEDEAELARSWLAVERSVFEVEASAPEESLTLRDVRSDRVVEVSAPWLAGEVPAGTLLCARVMPVGEDRWVMPGGCEPVTEDQRDTLVALLAEGTVDPVDIMDVLTHPDAADFYPEP; from the coding sequence GTGACGGACAGCGAACATCCCGAATCCGCCCTGTGGGACACCGTGCTCGACACGGTACGGCGCCACGGACCCATGACGATCGACGAGGTGGCCGATCACCTCGAGGAGCACGGATTCGGCTCCGCCGAGCAGGTGATGATCGATCTCGAACAGTCGGAACCGCATCCGCTGCTGATGTGGTTGTCCGCCGACCGTGTCGCAGCGACGGATGTGCTGTTCGAGGGCAGGACGCTCACACACCGCCTCACCGCGGACGAACTCGACCGGCACGCGATCCCCGTCGACGACATCGAACCGCTCCTGCTGCTCGTCTCCGAGGACGACGAGTTCGATCTCGTGCAACCCGGTGGCTCCGAAGATCCTGCCGCGCAGAACGATCCGGATTCGGGTGGATTCTTCCGCAAGGAGACGATCGTCTTTCCCGAAGAGGACCTGTCGGGTTGCGAGCCGGGAGATCTGCTCGCGCTCACCGCGCGGGACGGTCGTCTGTCGTTCGCTCCGGTCGACGTCGAAGTCCGGAGCAGTGAGAGTGAATTCGTGCACGCGCTCGAACAGGTCATCGCCCGCGAGCAGGTGGCGAGCCTCGAGGGCACCTTCCTCGACGTGCTCGCCGAAACGCCGGATGCGTTCTCCGCGCCGTCCCTGCCCCTCGGGGAACTGCTCGCCGAGGCCGGACTGGTCCGCAGCGGAGACCTGGTGGCACCGAACGGTTTCGACTTCGACGGATACTCCGACCGGGCGATGTTCGAGATCTATGCCGAACAGCTCGGGATCCCCGTCGACGCCGTGCCCGGCGTGGCCCTGTTCGCGTCGCTGGTCGAAGCCCTCGAACGCGGCGACGACGCCGAACTCGACGAGCGTTTCGCCGCGGGGAAATCCGGTCTGTACTCGGTGCTGTCCGATCCCGAGATCGCCGAGACCGTCTACGACGAACTGGTGGGGGAGAAGCTCGCGCCCGAGGCGATCGAACAGGCCGCGCTGTGGCTGCTCGACCATGCGCCGCGACGTGCGGCGGGGGCAGCGCACTGGATCGCCGGTCGCGCGGCCGAATCGACCGGACGCATCACCGAAGCCGAACGGCACTACGAACGTTCGGCCGACCTCGACTCCGCCTTCGACCTACCGTTGTTCGACCTCGCGCGCTTCGCCTCCGATCGCGGGGACGCGATCCGGGGGCTGTCCCTGCTCGCCCGGGTGCCGGGTGGCGACGAACATCCCCTCCACGAACTGCTCGAACGGTACCGGCCGAAGGAGGTCCCGGGGCTCGGCCGCAACGACCGCTGCTGGTGCGGGTCGGGCCGCAAGTACAAGGCGTGCCATCTCGGGCGCGCCGAACACTCGCTCGAGGAGCGGTCCGACTGGCTGTACATGAAGGCGGCCATGCACGCCCTGGAACCCGGATGGGCGGAACAGCGGGTCGCGCTGGCGGAGGCCCGCTCGGGCTACGGGGACGATGATGCTGTGGCCGAGGCCGTCGCCGATCCGCTCGTCGAGGACGTCCTGCTCTTCGATGCCGGCGCGTTCGCGGATTTCGTCGAGCGTCGCGGGGAGTTGCTGCCCGAGGACGAGGCGGAGCTCGCCCGCTCGTGGCTGGCGGTCGAGCGTTCGGTCTTCGAGGTCGAGGCGAGTGCGCCGGAGGAGTCGCTCACGCTGCGCGACGTGCGCAGCGATCGGGTGGTCGAGGTGTCCGCGCCCTGGCTCGCAGGTGAGGTGCCCGCCGGCACGTTGCTGTGCGCTCGCGTGATGCCGGTGGGTGAGGACCGATGGGTGATGCCCGGCGGCTGCGAACCGGTGACGGAGGACCAGCGGGACACGCTCGTGGCGCTGCTCGCCGAGGGCACCGTCGATCCGGTGGACATCATGGACGTCCTGACCCATCCCGATGCTGCGGACTTCTATCCGGAACCGTAA
- a CDS encoding C40 family peptidase gives MSVDPSAVIVAVATAASALVQGVDLPAEIKDQINGAIESFEATAENADTDVTNFVASLPEPMQQGAQQAVADATTAVAGAIEPHLPEEAAAALHPADPEAAPPALAPEPPAARPGPFGIPARPPATGAVGNPQPGPTIPGTGIALPSIPAILPGTRLAPIGAIAVFAPWLKKAGELCDGISAPVLAALYSAENGFRYGPTAPVSPVGARGPGQFMPGTWDQYGKDADGDGKADVLGIADPVMASGNLLCDNYKLIDDWKKRGLVEGDTLDLTLAAYNAGVGAVKRSGGMPSGHPDYENQTKPYVAKIRATEHVFARMLSPFLGLGIGGGAGDIGNRIVDLAFKYLGLPYVWGGGNINGPSGGGFDCSGLTSYAVFAATGITLPRTSETQWHIGTEVPLYAARPGDLLFGNWQAGGPGHVAIYIGGGQMVHAPTTGDVVRVGPVFPDMKARRIF, from the coding sequence ATGTCGGTGGACCCGTCTGCGGTCATCGTGGCAGTGGCTACGGCAGCAAGTGCGCTCGTTCAGGGCGTGGACTTACCAGCAGAGATCAAGGATCAGATCAACGGGGCGATCGAGTCGTTCGAGGCAACTGCGGAGAACGCCGACACGGACGTGACGAATTTCGTCGCGTCGTTGCCGGAGCCGATGCAGCAGGGAGCCCAACAGGCGGTCGCGGATGCGACGACGGCGGTCGCGGGGGCGATCGAGCCGCATCTGCCCGAGGAGGCGGCTGCAGCGCTGCACCCCGCCGATCCGGAAGCGGCTCCGCCTGCGCTGGCGCCCGAACCGCCGGCCGCCCGGCCCGGGCCCTTCGGGATACCGGCCCGACCGCCGGCGACCGGCGCGGTCGGGAACCCGCAACCGGGTCCCACGATCCCCGGCACCGGGATCGCACTGCCGTCGATCCCGGCGATCCTTCCCGGAACGCGACTCGCACCCATCGGTGCGATCGCCGTGTTCGCGCCGTGGCTGAAGAAGGCAGGGGAACTGTGCGACGGGATCTCCGCGCCGGTCCTCGCGGCCCTCTACTCCGCCGAGAACGGTTTCCGGTACGGCCCGACCGCGCCGGTCTCGCCGGTCGGCGCCCGCGGCCCGGGACAGTTCATGCCCGGCACCTGGGACCAGTACGGCAAGGACGCCGACGGTGACGGTAAGGCCGACGTCCTCGGTATCGCCGACCCGGTCATGGCGTCGGGCAACCTCCTGTGCGACAACTACAAGCTCATCGACGACTGGAAGAAGCGCGGACTGGTCGAGGGCGACACCCTCGATCTGACCCTCGCGGCCTACAACGCCGGCGTCGGCGCGGTGAAACGTTCGGGTGGCATGCCGTCCGGTCATCCCGACTACGAGAACCAGACGAAGCCCTACGTCGCGAAGATCCGAGCGACCGAGCACGTCTTCGCTCGCATGCTCTCGCCGTTCCTGGGTCTGGGCATCGGAGGCGGGGCCGGTGACATCGGCAATCGCATCGTCGACCTGGCCTTCAAGTACCTCGGCCTGCCGTACGTCTGGGGTGGCGGCAATATCAACGGGCCGTCCGGCGGCGGTTTCGACTGCTCCGGCCTGACGTCGTACGCGGTGTTCGCCGCGACAGGCATCACGCTGCCGCGCACGTCCGAGACGCAGTGGCACATCGGCACCGAGGTGCCGCTGTACGCGGCGCGCCCCGGCGACCTGCTGTTCGGCAACTGGCAGGCCGGGGGACCGGGTCACGTCGCCATCTACATCGGCGGCGGGCAGATGGTGCACGCACCCACCACCGGCGACGTCGTGCGGGTGGGGCCGGTCTTCCCCGACATGAAGGCGCGGCGCATCTTCTGA
- the greA gene encoding transcription elongation factor GreA, whose amino-acid sequence MTETQVTWLTQESYDRLKAELDQLIANRPVIAAEINERREEGDLKENGGYHAAREEQGQQEARIRQLQELLGTAKVGVAPTESGVALPGSVVTVYYAGDETDTETFLIATREEGARNSELETYSPSSPLGGALIDAKVGETREYTLPNGNTMKVTLVSAEPYRG is encoded by the coding sequence ATGACCGAGACCCAGGTGACCTGGCTGACGCAGGAGTCGTACGACCGGCTCAAGGCCGAGCTGGACCAGCTCATCGCGAATCGTCCTGTCATCGCCGCCGAGATCAACGAGCGTCGCGAGGAAGGCGACCTCAAGGAGAACGGTGGCTACCACGCAGCCCGTGAGGAACAGGGCCAGCAGGAAGCCCGTATCCGTCAGCTCCAGGAGCTGCTGGGCACCGCCAAGGTCGGCGTCGCTCCGACCGAGTCGGGTGTCGCCCTCCCCGGTTCCGTCGTCACCGTCTACTACGCCGGCGACGAGACCGACACGGAGACGTTCTTGATCGCGACCCGCGAGGAAGGCGCCCGCAACAGCGAGCTCGAGACCTACTCCCCCAGCTCGCCCCTCGGTGGCGCCCTGATCGACGCGAAGGTCGGCGAGACCCGGGAGTACACGCTGCCCAACGGCAACACCATGAAGGTGACCCTGGTGAGCGCGGAACCCTACCGCGGCTGA
- a CDS encoding DUF4307 domain-containing protein: MSNTVPTDRYPSSRYPGPRVSTRGKRWGFTLAGLLAGLVVAFVLFQNNSAPIESEVVAFEIIDDSTIDIQLKVTRDDPSEDAVCIIRARSKDGSETGRREVLIPASDSQTVVLTSTVKTSQRPGMGDTYGCATEAPEYLRAP; the protein is encoded by the coding sequence ATGAGCAACACCGTGCCCACCGACCGGTACCCCTCCTCCCGGTACCCCGGACCCCGCGTGTCGACACGCGGCAAGCGCTGGGGTTTCACCCTCGCCGGTCTGCTCGCGGGGCTCGTCGTGGCGTTCGTTCTGTTCCAGAACAACTCCGCTCCGATCGAGTCGGAGGTCGTCGCCTTCGAGATCATCGACGACAGCACCATCGACATCCAGCTCAAGGTCACGCGCGACGATCCGTCCGAGGACGCCGTCTGCATCATCCGGGCCCGGTCGAAGGACGGCAGCGAGACCGGACGGCGCGAGGTGCTCATCCCGGCATCCGATTCGCAGACGGTCGTGCTGACCTCCACGGTCAAGACGTCACAACGCCCCGGAATGGGCGACACCTACGGCTGCGCCACCGAGGCCCCCGAGTACCTCCGCGCACCCTAG
- the mca gene encoding mycothiol conjugate amidase Mca, which translates to MAVHAHPDDESSKGAATMARYSAEGHEVLVVTLTGGERGDILNPAMDVPGIRERMSEVRQEEMAEAARILGVRQQWLGFVDSGLPEGDPKPPLPEGCFAAIPLDEPVRRLVQSVREFRPHVMTTYDENGGYPHPDHIRCHEVSVAAYDAAADPDFHPELGEPWAVRKLYYSHGFIRKRLELFREEYERRGEPFPMEQWLSKWRTEQGDIMGRVTTQITCGDYFPKRDDALRAHATQIDPNGSFFAVPLDIQQKVWPTEEFELAKTRVSTELPETDLFAGIEDGQGK; encoded by the coding sequence ATGGCCGTGCACGCCCATCCCGACGACGAGTCGAGCAAGGGCGCGGCCACGATGGCCCGGTACTCGGCCGAGGGGCACGAGGTCCTGGTGGTCACGCTCACGGGCGGAGAGCGCGGCGACATCCTGAATCCCGCTATGGACGTGCCCGGCATCCGTGAGCGCATGAGCGAGGTGCGCCAGGAGGAGATGGCCGAGGCGGCCCGCATCCTCGGGGTGCGGCAGCAATGGCTCGGCTTCGTCGACTCCGGACTGCCCGAGGGCGACCCCAAGCCCCCGCTGCCGGAGGGCTGCTTCGCAGCGATCCCGCTCGACGAACCGGTCCGCCGGCTCGTGCAGTCGGTGCGCGAGTTCCGCCCCCATGTCATGACCACCTACGACGAGAACGGCGGCTACCCGCACCCCGACCACATCCGGTGCCACGAGGTGTCGGTCGCGGCCTACGACGCGGCCGCGGATCCGGATTTCCATCCCGAGCTGGGCGAGCCCTGGGCGGTGAGAAAGCTCTACTACTCGCACGGTTTCATCCGTAAGCGGCTCGAACTGTTCCGCGAGGAATACGAGCGTCGCGGGGAGCCCTTCCCGATGGAGCAGTGGCTCAGCAAGTGGCGCACCGAGCAGGGCGACATCATGGGGCGCGTGACCACCCAGATCACCTGTGGCGACTACTTCCCGAAGCGCGACGATGCGCTGCGGGCCCACGCCACCCAGATCGACCCCAACGGATCGTTCTTCGCGGTGCCGTTGGACATCCAGCAGAAGGTGTGGCCGACCGAGGAGTTCGAGTTGGCCAAGACCCGCGTGAGCACGGAGCTTCCCGAGACGGATCTGTTCGCGGGCATCGAGGACGGACAGGGCAAATGA
- a CDS encoding thioredoxin domain-containing protein: MANRLADALSPYLRQHADNPVHWQEWGDVALAEARERDVPILLSIGYAACHWCHVMAHESFEDEATAAVMNENFVCIKVDREERPDIDAVYMNATVAMAGQGGWPMTCFLTPDGSPFYCGTYYPNTPRGGMPSFVQLLEAITETWRNRRDEVTQAADAVATELRRSSGGLPVGEAAVEAPLLDAAAAAIATDEDREHGGFGGAPKFPPSNLLEGLLRGYERTRSADTLGLVERTTDAMARGGIYDQLGGGFARYSVDAAWTVPHFEKMLYDNALLLRLYAHLARVTGAELPTRVTRETAEFLLRDLLTTDGGFASALDADTDGVEGLTYVWTPGQLVEVLGAEDGRWAAEAFTVTPGGTFEHGTSVLQLLDEPDDPARLADVRARLFAARQDRAQPGRDDKVVTAWNGFAITALAEAGVALGEPAWIDAAARCARFLLDRHLVDGRLRRASLGGVVGSPSGVLEDYGALVTALLAVHQGTGDRSWVERARELADVALTQFADPDRPGSWFDTAHDAESLVARPRDPVDGATPSGASLIAEALLGLSALVHDDPRYADAAALSLSAASILLEKAPRAGGHWLTVAEASVRGPLRVAVAGGGELLDLARRIAPGGAIVVGGEPDSSPLLDGRPLVDGASAAYVCRGFVCDRPVTTATELREVLTAV; the protein is encoded by the coding sequence ATGGCGAACCGACTGGCCGACGCCCTGAGCCCTTATCTGAGGCAGCACGCCGACAATCCGGTCCACTGGCAGGAATGGGGCGACGTCGCGCTCGCGGAGGCGCGCGAGCGCGACGTGCCGATCCTGCTGTCGATCGGGTACGCGGCCTGCCACTGGTGTCATGTCATGGCACACGAGTCGTTCGAGGACGAGGCCACCGCCGCCGTCATGAACGAGAACTTCGTGTGCATCAAGGTCGACCGCGAGGAACGGCCGGACATCGACGCGGTCTACATGAACGCGACCGTCGCCATGGCCGGTCAGGGCGGGTGGCCGATGACCTGCTTCCTCACCCCGGACGGTTCCCCTTTCTACTGCGGCACGTACTACCCGAACACGCCGCGCGGCGGCATGCCGTCCTTCGTCCAACTGCTCGAGGCCATCACCGAGACCTGGCGCAACCGTCGCGACGAGGTCACGCAGGCCGCAGACGCCGTGGCCACCGAGCTCCGTCGCAGCAGCGGGGGACTGCCCGTCGGGGAAGCCGCCGTCGAGGCGCCCCTACTCGACGCGGCAGCCGCTGCGATCGCCACCGACGAGGACCGCGAACACGGTGGCTTCGGGGGTGCACCCAAGTTCCCGCCGTCCAACCTGCTCGAGGGTCTGCTGCGCGGATACGAGCGCACGCGCTCCGCCGACACGCTCGGTCTCGTCGAGCGCACGACCGACGCGATGGCGCGAGGTGGGATCTACGACCAGCTCGGTGGCGGTTTCGCCCGCTACAGCGTCGACGCCGCCTGGACGGTGCCGCACTTCGAGAAGATGCTCTACGACAACGCGCTGCTCCTGCGGCTGTACGCGCACCTCGCGCGGGTGACCGGCGCGGAACTGCCGACGCGGGTCACCAGGGAGACCGCCGAGTTCCTGCTACGCGACCTGCTCACCACGGACGGCGGATTCGCCTCGGCGCTCGACGCCGACACCGACGGGGTCGAGGGCCTGACCTACGTGTGGACTCCCGGCCAGCTCGTCGAGGTGCTCGGCGCGGAGGACGGCCGCTGGGCCGCGGAGGCCTTCACCGTCACTCCCGGCGGCACCTTCGAACACGGCACCTCGGTGTTGCAGCTGCTCGACGAGCCCGACGATCCGGCCCGTCTCGCCGACGTGCGGGCCCGCCTGTTCGCGGCCCGGCAGGATCGCGCGCAACCCGGGCGCGACGACAAGGTCGTCACCGCCTGGAACGGCTTCGCCATCACCGCACTGGCCGAGGCCGGCGTCGCACTGGGCGAACCCGCCTGGATCGACGCCGCGGCGAGGTGCGCGCGGTTCCTGCTCGACCGGCACCTCGTCGACGGACGACTGCGCCGCGCGTCGCTCGGAGGTGTCGTCGGATCTCCCTCGGGCGTGCTCGAGGACTACGGAGCGCTCGTCACCGCACTGCTCGCCGTCCATCAGGGGACCGGGGACAGGAGCTGGGTCGAGCGCGCGCGAGAACTCGCCGACGTCGCGCTCACGCAGTTCGCGGATCCGGATCGTCCAGGGAGCTGGTTCGACACCGCGCACGACGCCGAATCGCTGGTCGCCCGGCCGCGCGATCCGGTCGACGGGGCGACGCCGTCGGGGGCCTCGCTGATCGCCGAGGCGCTGCTCGGTCTGTCCGCGCTCGTGCACGACGACCCCCGCTACGCCGACGCCGCCGCGCTGTCGCTGTCGGCGGCGTCGATCCTGCTCGAGAAGGCGCCGCGTGCCGGAGGGCACTGGCTGACCGTGGCCGAGGCGTCGGTGCGCGGTCCGCTGCGGGTCGCCGTCGCGGGTGGCGGTGAACTCCTCGACCTCGCGCGCCGGATCGCGCCCGGGGGAGCCATCGTGGTGGGCGGCGAACCCGACTCGTCGCCGTTGCTCGACGGTCGGCCGCTCGTCGACGGAGCGTCCGCGGCCTATGTGTGCCGGGGCTTCGTGTGCGATCGGCCGGTGACGACGGCGACGGAACTGCGCGAGGTCCTCACCGCGGTCTGA
- a CDS encoding TetR/AcrR family transcriptional regulator translates to MSTYGDQARRALLDSAEELFATHGVDGVSNRRIAEHAGNANHSAVNYHFGSREELVRAMVTRYAEDTRRRRAELVGLLGPEPGLRDYLSCLVVPFTDQLASMPVPGWRARFLRQLRTVPSMVDIAARNVVEDPYLDALIERARACVADIPDVVITGRSWLLGKLVVDACADYEARLERERVEPDWTGFALFLVDAIAGMLEAPVTSTGDFLGSRTVSAWP, encoded by the coding sequence GTGAGCACCTACGGCGACCAGGCACGGCGAGCACTACTCGACTCCGCGGAGGAGCTGTTCGCGACCCACGGCGTCGACGGTGTCTCGAACCGGCGCATCGCCGAGCACGCGGGCAACGCGAACCACTCGGCCGTCAACTATCACTTCGGGAGCAGGGAAGAACTCGTCCGTGCCATGGTCACCCGCTACGCCGAGGACACCCGCCGACGACGAGCCGAACTCGTCGGGCTGCTCGGCCCCGAACCGGGACTGCGCGACTACCTGAGCTGCCTCGTCGTCCCGTTCACCGATCAGCTCGCATCGATGCCCGTCCCCGGTTGGCGCGCCCGGTTCCTCCGACAGCTGCGGACGGTCCCCTCGATGGTCGACATCGCGGCCCGGAACGTCGTCGAGGATCCCTATCTCGACGCTCTGATCGAACGGGCCAGGGCGTGCGTCGCCGACATCCCCGACGTGGTGATCACCGGCCGGTCGTGGCTACTGGGGAAACTCGTCGTGGACGCATGCGCCGACTACGAAGCACGCCTGGAACGGGAACGGGTGGAACCCGACTGGACGGGTTTCGCCCTGTTCCTCGTCGACGCGATCGCCGGAATGCTCGAAGCACCGGTGACGAGCACGGGCGATTTCCTCGGCTCGCGCACCGTCTCCGCGTGGCCGTGA
- a CDS encoding ABC transporter permease, which produces MTDTATTEKNDPPGGDGPTEAELARARKEQIGRYVAIFVMPLLMVGMMITGYLYAMHAPAPHDMPIAVAGSSQQAYDFARALEGADPEAVDVRVVGTDEQARDLVLSREVAGAVSLSDAGTATVYTAGAAGASQSNMVTGLVAPPIIGSGLDLTVEDLAPLPDHDMAGLGVMFMAQALMLAGYMPLSIMLSNSPELLRFRRIVPLLAGWSVLIGTLVWVVAGPILGAVEGPTATLLGISWLSIFAVGSVQLFLTRILGPMAVLVGMLFVMVLGVPASNLGMSIYALPSIYVPLHGFLPTAAAGEALRSVVYFGGDGLGGHITVLVIGALLALAATLGVDALKRRRNPDAGDPEITMPSLTSGPRPKSDRVRYLTLAFFPFAMVVLMLSIMLGAMYQPTPREMPVTVVAASTEQAEQTVAGLEQNMSGLFDLRTSDSIDDARAAVQDREIVAAFVLPSATSPTATIITNEAAGMSQQQVVRQTFEQVAAGMQLPLVVENIAPLPGSDTMGTVTLYVAMGWIMSGFMVIVVAGGAQPAAMVLRQIVPISAGWALFMPALLWVIADPITGAVDGHFLPLWGVGIVATFTTSMFTLALHRLFGLLSVIPAVGILMFIGVPASNGAMSVYMTPEIFKFLHGVLPMPAAVESVRSILYFGGDAVGTHLITFVIWGAVSLLFVVAFDRFRGDPQTAEEPAQERATEKV; this is translated from the coding sequence GTGACCGACACCGCCACGACCGAGAAGAACGATCCACCGGGAGGCGACGGCCCGACCGAGGCCGAGCTCGCCCGCGCCCGCAAGGAACAGATCGGGCGCTACGTCGCGATCTTCGTGATGCCGCTGTTGATGGTCGGCATGATGATCACCGGCTACCTGTACGCGATGCATGCGCCTGCTCCGCACGACATGCCGATCGCCGTCGCCGGATCGTCGCAGCAGGCCTACGACTTCGCCCGCGCGCTCGAGGGCGCCGATCCGGAGGCGGTCGACGTCCGCGTCGTCGGAACCGACGAGCAGGCACGCGACCTCGTGCTCTCGCGAGAGGTGGCGGGCGCGGTCTCGTTGTCCGACGCGGGCACCGCCACCGTGTACACCGCCGGCGCCGCCGGGGCCTCGCAGTCGAACATGGTCACCGGTCTGGTGGCCCCGCCGATCATCGGATCGGGCCTCGACCTCACCGTCGAGGACCTGGCTCCGCTGCCGGACCACGACATGGCCGGTCTGGGCGTGATGTTCATGGCGCAGGCATTGATGCTCGCGGGCTACATGCCGCTGAGCATCATGCTGTCCAACTCGCCCGAGCTGCTGCGCTTCCGTCGCATCGTGCCCCTGCTCGCAGGCTGGTCGGTGCTGATCGGCACCCTCGTGTGGGTCGTCGCAGGCCCGATCCTCGGCGCGGTCGAGGGCCCCACCGCGACGCTGCTGGGAATCAGTTGGCTGTCCATCTTCGCCGTGGGCTCGGTGCAGTTGTTCCTCACCCGGATCCTCGGACCGATGGCGGTCCTGGTGGGCATGCTCTTCGTGATGGTCCTCGGCGTCCCCGCGTCGAACCTCGGCATGTCGATCTACGCGTTGCCGTCGATCTACGTCCCGCTCCACGGTTTCCTGCCCACCGCGGCCGCAGGAGAAGCCCTGAGGTCGGTCGTCTACTTCGGTGGTGACGGACTCGGCGGCCACATCACGGTCCTGGTGATCGGCGCGCTGCTCGCCCTCGCCGCGACGCTCGGTGTCGATGCCCTCAAGCGTCGCCGCAACCCCGACGCGGGCGATCCCGAGATCACGATGCCCTCGCTCACCTCCGGCCCGCGTCCGAAGAGCGACCGCGTCCGGTACCTGACGCTGGCGTTCTTCCCGTTCGCCATGGTCGTGCTGATGCTCTCGATCATGCTCGGCGCGATGTACCAGCCGACGCCGCGCGAGATGCCCGTCACCGTCGTCGCCGCGAGCACCGAACAGGCCGAGCAGACGGTCGCCGGGCTCGAGCAGAACATGTCGGGCCTGTTCGACCTGCGTACGTCCGACTCCATCGACGACGCCCGCGCCGCCGTTCAGGACCGTGAGATCGTCGCCGCCTTCGTCCTGCCGTCCGCCACCTCGCCCACCGCGACCATCATCACCAACGAGGCCGCAGGGATGAGCCAGCAGCAGGTCGTGCGGCAGACCTTCGAGCAGGTCGCCGCGGGTATGCAGCTGCCGCTCGTCGTCGAGAACATCGCGCCGCTGCCGGGCTCCGACACGATGGGCACCGTGACGCTCTACGTCGCCATGGGCTGGATCATGTCCGGTTTCATGGTGATCGTCGTAGCCGGCGGTGCGCAGCCCGCCGCGATGGTCCTGCGACAGATCGTGCCCATCTCCGCCGGGTGGGCGCTGTTCATGCCGGCCCTGCTCTGGGTGATCGCCGACCCGATCACCGGAGCCGTCGACGGGCATTTCCTCCCGCTGTGGGGTGTCGGCATCGTCGCGACGTTCACGACATCGATGTTCACTTTGGCGCTGCACCGCCTGTTCGGTCTGCTCTCCGTCATCCCCGCCGTCGGCATCTTGATGTTCATCGGCGTACCCGCCTCGAACGGTGCGATGTCGGTCTACATGACGCCGGAGATCTTCAAGTTCCTGCACGGCGTGCTGCCGATGCCGGCGGCTGTGGAATCGGTGCGGTCGATCCTCTACTTCGGGGGCGATGCCGTCGGAACGCACCTGATCACGTTCGTGATCTGGGGTGCGGTCTCGTTGCTGTTCGTGGTTGCCTTCGACCGGTTCCGCGGAGACCCGCAGACCGCCGAGGAACCGGCGCAGGAGCGCGCGACCGAGAAGGTCTAA
- a CDS encoding mechanosensitive ion channel family protein, with the protein MSIPLLAFELTETNRDWLIHRPLAIVSYIAVAIALRFVLHRLIDRMTKPRERSGKPRRSFLAPLQERAERAIGDPYARERRIQRAQTIGSVFKSGVSVVVLVWVVLQTLDTLGFNVAPFIASAGIAGVALGFGAQNLVRDFISGMFMLLEDQYGVGDVVDLGDAVGTVESVGLRVTTVRDIDGTLWFCRNGEILRVGNMSQGHAVSVIDVPIAPTSNVDRACQIALRAVLDGVERDDIAPDVLEKPELLGVNSVTAGAVTLRLTVRVRAGKQWAIRRSLTRAVLEAFDQHGIESPNLAVAAPATG; encoded by the coding sequence ATGTCTATTCCGTTGCTCGCCTTCGAACTGACCGAGACCAACCGGGACTGGCTGATCCACCGGCCGCTGGCGATCGTGAGTTACATCGCCGTCGCGATCGCGCTTCGCTTCGTCCTCCACCGGTTGATCGACCGCATGACGAAGCCGCGCGAGAGATCCGGCAAGCCGCGCCGATCGTTCCTCGCGCCGCTTCAGGAACGCGCCGAACGCGCCATCGGTGATCCCTACGCGCGCGAACGTCGGATCCAGCGTGCCCAGACGATCGGCTCGGTGTTCAAGTCCGGCGTGTCGGTCGTCGTGCTCGTCTGGGTGGTGCTGCAGACGCTCGACACCCTCGGCTTCAATGTCGCGCCGTTCATCGCCTCGGCCGGTATCGCCGGTGTCGCGCTCGGTTTCGGTGCGCAGAACCTCGTGCGGGATTTCATCTCGGGCATGTTCATGTTGCTCGAGGACCAGTACGGCGTGGGCGACGTGGTGGACCTCGGCGACGCGGTGGGCACCGTCGAGTCGGTCGGCCTGCGCGTGACGACCGTCCGCGACATCGACGGCACCCTGTGGTTCTGCCGTAACGGCGAGATCCTGCGCGTCGGCAACATGAGCCAGGGCCACGCCGTCTCCGTGATCGACGTGCCGATCGCGCCGACCTCCAATGTCGACCGCGCCTGCCAGATCGCGCTGCGGGCCGTGCTCGACGGCGTCGAACGCGACGACATCGCACCCGACGTCCTGGAGAAGCCCGAATTGCTCGGGGTCAACTCCGTGACGGCGGGTGCGGTGACGCTGCGGCTGACCGTGCGCGTGCGGGCCGGCAAGCAGTGGGCGATCCGCCGCAGCCTCACCCGCGCGGTGCTCGAGGCGTTCGATCAGCACGGCATCGAGTCGCCGAATCTCGCGGTCGCAGCCCCTGCGACCGGTTAG